A genome region from Littorina saxatilis isolate snail1 linkage group LG16, US_GU_Lsax_2.0, whole genome shotgun sequence includes the following:
- the LOC138949989 gene encoding KRAB-A domain-containing protein 2-like: RNSHVKFHYICQVPLSSRTLRKKQTVDGAVRPIISLEFMTRMQMDLIDFTSVPDGDYLWILHMRDHYSKFSWAFPLKSKRAAGVAECLKNTFSLFGAPRILQSDNGKEFVAGVIKELASVWSGMMIINGRPRHPQSQGCVERGNGDFTIKLGKWLEANKESGWVAGIPHIVYAINTSMSEATGKSPFEVVFGQPPRTNCAELDILAQQGIINEEDVPQIFNGSETSSETGDAAPTTSS, translated from the exons attatatttgtcaa gtgCCACTCTCAAGTCGGACACTCCGGAAGAAGCAAACCGTGGACGGAG CTGTACGGCCAATCATCTCTCTTGAATTTATGACGCGGATGCAGATGGACCTGATAGATTTCACCAGCGTTCCTGACGGTGATTACCTTTGGATTCTACATATGAGAGACCACTATTCAAAGTTCAGTTGGGCCTTTCCATTGAAGTCCAAACGAGCAGCTGGAGTCGCAGAGTGTTTGAAGAACACCTTCAGCTTGTTTGGCGCTCCAAGAATACTGCAGTCAGACAATGGCAAGGAATTTGTGGCAGGCGTAATAAAAGAATTGGCATCTGTATGGAGTGGGATGATGATCATCAATGGACGACCAAGACATCCGCAATCACAAGGTTGTGTAGAAAGAGGAAATGGCGACTTCACCATCAAGCTGGGGAAGTGGCTCGAGGCCAACAAAGAGAGCGGCTGGGTCGCAGGTATTCCCCACATCGTCTACGCGATAAACACGTCAATGAGTGAAGCGACTGGTAAATCACCCTTTGAAGTTGTGTTCGGTCAACCACCAAGGACTAACTGTGCTGAACTTGACATTCTAGCGCAGCAAGGTATAATCAACGAAGAAGATGTGCCCCAGATATTTAATGGTTCAGAGACATCGTCAGAAACAGGAGATGCAGCACCTACTACTTCTAGCTGA